One Terriglobales bacterium DNA segment encodes these proteins:
- a CDS encoding VWA domain-containing protein yields MLDFLPMPPVGQIAMLTFAHLWCFALLPLPWLLRAVLPPRHVAPVAVRIPFGERIQATGDGESTARHRVARNRGPRVVSALIWLLTLAALARPQWLEPPVTRDLPTRDLLLLVDLSGSMRQEDFTNAAGAKVDRLGAVKEVLGDFLVRRQGDRVGLVVFGDAPFLQAPFSTDLSLVRRLLDETAIGMAGPRTALGDAIGLGVTLFEPSDAPAKTIIALTDGNDTASQVPPVEAARVAGARGIRVHTVAMGDPATLGEEKLDEATLRAVAETSGGGYFFAADRAELAGIYAELDKIETRQVKVVSHRPRRDLFYWPLLAGLLLSLGEKASTVLRSRATTPLPAPGGVRVDPVTGRLEVRR; encoded by the coding sequence TTGCTTGATTTCCTCCCGATGCCGCCGGTCGGCCAAATCGCGATGCTGACTTTCGCCCACCTTTGGTGCTTCGCCTTGCTGCCGCTGCCCTGGCTGCTGCGCGCGGTCTTGCCGCCGCGCCACGTGGCCCCGGTGGCCGTGCGGATACCGTTCGGGGAGCGCATCCAAGCGACGGGCGACGGGGAATCGACCGCCCGCCATCGGGTCGCGCGGAACCGGGGGCCACGGGTGGTTTCCGCGCTGATTTGGCTGCTGACGCTCGCCGCGCTGGCCCGCCCGCAATGGCTGGAACCGCCGGTGACGCGCGACCTGCCGACCCGCGATTTGCTGCTGTTGGTGGACCTGTCCGGCTCCATGCGCCAGGAGGATTTCACCAACGCGGCCGGGGCCAAGGTGGACCGCCTCGGCGCGGTGAAGGAGGTGCTCGGCGACTTCCTGGTCCGCCGCCAAGGCGACCGCGTGGGGCTGGTGGTGTTCGGCGACGCGCCGTTCCTGCAGGCACCGTTTTCCACCGATCTCAGCCTGGTGCGGCGCTTGCTGGACGAGACCGCCATCGGCATGGCGGGCCCGCGCACCGCCCTCGGCGACGCCATCGGCCTGGGCGTCACGCTGTTCGAGCCTAGCGACGCCCCGGCCAAAACCATCATCGCCCTGACCGACGGCAACGACACCGCCAGCCAGGTGCCGCCGGTGGAGGCCGCGCGCGTGGCCGGGGCGCGCGGCATCCGCGTCCACACCGTGGCGATGGGCGATCCGGCCACCCTGGGCGAAGAAAAGCTCGACGAGGCCACGCTCCGTGCCGTCGCGGAAACCAGTGGCGGCGGCTATTTCTTCGCCGCCGACCGGGCTGAACTCGCGGGCATCTACGCCGAGTTGGACAAAATCGAGACCCGGCAGGTGAAGGTCGTCAGCCACCGCCCGCGCCGCGATTTGTTCTATTGGCCGCTACTCGCGGGGTTGCTGCTGTCCCTGGGCGAAAAGGCATCCACCGTCCTGCGCTCCCGCGCAACAACTCCGCTGCCCGCGCCGGGCGGCGTCCGCGTCGATCCCGTCACCGGACGCTTGGAGGTACGGAGATGA
- a CDS encoding tetratricopeptide repeat protein: MKGFAIAIAAAWTSLWFTPDLQGQRLFQRGEFAEAAAAFHDPLWQGTAWYRAGEFERAARAFARGDSAEAHYNQGNARLMMGKYQDAIDCYARALARRPGWKEAADNRDLAAARAKGVERKGGDLGDQKIGADKIVFDSKAKNSGQDTEIAGGKALSNPEIQALWLRRVQTRPADFLKAKFAYQQAIRAEGGGAP, translated from the coding sequence ATGAAGGGGTTTGCCATTGCGATCGCGGCCGCTTGGACCAGCCTATGGTTCACGCCGGACCTGCAAGGCCAACGGCTTTTCCAGCGCGGCGAGTTCGCCGAGGCGGCGGCGGCTTTCCACGATCCGCTATGGCAGGGCACCGCCTGGTATCGGGCGGGCGAGTTCGAGCGGGCCGCGCGCGCCTTCGCCCGCGGCGACAGCGCGGAGGCCCATTACAATCAAGGCAATGCGCGGTTGATGATGGGCAAATACCAGGACGCCATCGATTGCTACGCGCGGGCCTTGGCGCGGCGTCCGGGCTGGAAGGAAGCCGCCGACAACCGCGACCTCGCCGCCGCGCGCGCTAAAGGGGTGGAGCGGAAAGGCGGCGACCTGGGCGATCAGAAGATCGGCGCCGACAAGATCGTCTTCGACAGCAAGGCGAAAAACTCCGGTCAGGATACGGAGATCGCGGGCGGCAAGGCATTGTCCAACCCGGAAATCCAGGCCCTCTGGCTGCGCCGTGTACAGACCCGCCCGGCGGATTTCCTCAAGGCGAAATTTGCCTATCAACAGGCGATTCGGGCGGAAGGAGGAGGCGCCCCGTGA
- a CDS encoding AAA family ATPase, giving the protein MTPQEAFQHISAAMNAAVIGQETVVERLLIAFLADGHVLMEGLPGVAKTRSIKTLSKLVESQFRRVQFTPDLLPSDVTGSEIYREQTGGFEFRPGPIFGNLVLADEINRAPAKVQAALLEAMEERQVTVAGTTHPLPPLFLVLATQNPIEQEGTYPLPEAQMDRFLLYVNVPYPPAENEAAILRLVRGEKSGDAAEPPPRIPQEAIFAARKAVNAIHVAPAAERYIVDLVIGTREPKRHGGDLAKWIRLGASPRGTLALDAAARAHAWLQGQDFVAPENIRAVAPACLAHRVHLSYEAEAAGKTRTEVIETLLQTVVSV; this is encoded by the coding sequence ATGACACCCCAAGAAGCCTTCCAACACATCTCCGCCGCCATGAACGCCGCCGTCATCGGCCAGGAAACCGTGGTCGAGCGCCTGCTCATCGCCTTCCTCGCCGATGGCCACGTCCTGATGGAAGGGCTGCCCGGCGTGGCCAAGACCCGCTCCATCAAAACGCTCAGCAAACTGGTGGAGAGCCAGTTCCGCCGGGTGCAGTTCACGCCCGACCTGCTGCCCTCGGACGTGACGGGTTCCGAGATTTACCGCGAACAGACCGGCGGCTTCGAATTCCGGCCGGGGCCGATCTTCGGCAACCTCGTGCTGGCCGACGAGATCAACCGTGCGCCGGCCAAGGTGCAGGCGGCGCTGCTCGAAGCCATGGAGGAGCGGCAAGTCACCGTGGCCGGCACGACCCACCCGTTGCCCCCGCTGTTCCTGGTCCTCGCGACGCAAAACCCCATCGAGCAGGAAGGCACCTATCCCTTGCCCGAAGCGCAGATGGACCGCTTCCTGCTCTACGTCAACGTGCCCTATCCCCCGGCGGAAAACGAGGCCGCGATCCTGCGCCTCGTGCGTGGCGAGAAATCCGGCGACGCTGCCGAACCGCCCCCGCGGATTCCGCAGGAAGCGATTTTCGCCGCCCGCAAGGCAGTGAACGCGATCCACGTCGCCCCGGCGGCGGAACGCTATATCGTGGACCTCGTGATCGGTACCCGCGAACCCAAGCGCCACGGCGGCGACCTGGCGAAATGGATCCGCCTCGGCGCCAGTCCGCGCGGCACCCTGGCGCTCGACGCCGCCGCCCGCGCCCATGCCTGGCTGCAAGGACAGGATTTCGTCGCGCCGGAAAACATCCGCGCCGTCGCCCCCGCCTGCCTCGCCCATCGGGTGCACCTTTCCTACGAGGCGGAAGCCGCCGGCAAGACCCGCACCGAAGTCATCGAGACCCTGCTGCAAACCGTGGTGTCGGTCTGA
- a CDS encoding DUF58 domain-containing protein, translating into MQTTLEALLLLKAEARGFSFLPRQPVASLLAGRHASRLRGRGLAFEELRRYRPGDDIRAMDWQATARLRSPHVRVYSEERERPVLLVVDQRAPMFFGSRRAMKSVAAAEVAALGTWRALASGDRVGGIVFNDDEIIDLPPHRSQTRVLRILHELVRLNQALAANSGVHPAPVRVTLNQALEAASRRATHDHLVVLVSDFDGADDETQRLATLLAAHNDMLAVAVYDPLGATLQGRPGMVATDRGVTYAIPSGAAFTAEFQRAFAERLDQWTEIFRALRVPVLPISTAEPPADQLRALFGQRLAAP; encoded by the coding sequence GTGCAAACCACGCTGGAAGCCTTGTTGTTGCTAAAGGCCGAGGCGCGCGGGTTCAGCTTCCTGCCCCGCCAGCCGGTGGCTTCCCTGCTCGCCGGACGCCATGCCTCGCGCCTGCGCGGACGCGGCTTGGCCTTCGAGGAACTGCGCCGATACCGGCCGGGGGACGACATCCGCGCCATGGATTGGCAGGCCACCGCCCGGCTGCGTTCGCCCCATGTCCGGGTCTACAGCGAGGAACGCGAACGCCCGGTGCTGCTGGTGGTGGATCAGCGTGCCCCGATGTTTTTCGGCAGCCGCCGCGCCATGAAGTCCGTGGCCGCCGCCGAGGTGGCCGCCCTCGGCACGTGGCGCGCCCTGGCCTCCGGCGACCGGGTGGGCGGCATCGTCTTCAACGACGATGAAATCATCGACCTGCCGCCCCACCGCAGCCAGACCCGCGTGCTCCGCATCCTCCATGAACTCGTGCGGCTCAACCAAGCGCTCGCCGCGAACTCCGGCGTGCATCCGGCCCCGGTCCGGGTCACGCTGAACCAAGCCTTGGAAGCAGCCTCGCGCCGCGCCACCCACGACCATCTGGTGGTCCTCGTCAGCGACTTCGACGGCGCGGACGACGAGACCCAACGGCTCGCCACCTTGCTCGCCGCGCACAACGATATGCTCGCCGTCGCGGTCTACGATCCGCTGGGCGCAACACTGCAAGGCCGTCCCGGCATGGTCGCGACGGATCGCGGCGTGACTTATGCCATTCCCTCGGGAGCCGCCTTCACCGCCGAGTTCCAACGGGCCTTCGCGGAACGCCTGGACCAGTGGACGGAAATCTTCCGCGCCTTGAGGGTACCCGTCCTGCCCATCTCCACCGCCGAACCACCTGCGGATCAACTCCGCGCCCTGTTCGGCCAACGCCTCGCCGCGCCATGA
- a CDS encoding VWA domain-containing protein, whose translation MMAALADFHFIRPGFLLLTPLAVVLGWLWRRQADPLRGWREQIAPELLEALVVGKASVRPAPWLLPAWLLAVVAIAGPTWRLEPSPFADDATPLVILLKADASMEQPDPAPSRLERARLKIADLAAARQGQPLGLIAYAGSAHLVLPPTRDTAIVARMAAEISPEIMPVPGDRLDLALKEAARVLAEGRQGGGIVVLADAVDTDPAALRDLRGDFSLPVQFLAIDAPDSSQDHALRDAARTLGADVEPLDIEGKDIAAIVRRAARAPVAQRGEQGGQWQEAGYWLMPVVALCVLVSFRREGSA comes from the coding sequence ATGATGGCGGCGCTGGCCGATTTCCATTTCATCCGCCCCGGATTCCTGTTGCTCACGCCGCTGGCCGTGGTCCTGGGGTGGCTGTGGCGACGCCAAGCCGATCCCTTGCGCGGCTGGCGCGAACAAATCGCGCCGGAATTGCTGGAGGCCCTGGTGGTCGGCAAGGCGTCGGTACGCCCCGCGCCGTGGCTGTTGCCCGCGTGGTTGCTGGCCGTCGTGGCCATCGCCGGACCCACCTGGCGGCTGGAACCCAGTCCCTTCGCGGACGACGCCACGCCGCTGGTGATCCTGCTCAAGGCCGACGCCAGCATGGAACAGCCCGATCCCGCCCCCTCCCGGCTGGAACGCGCCCGCTTGAAAATCGCCGATCTCGCCGCGGCCCGCCAAGGCCAGCCGCTCGGACTGATCGCCTATGCCGGTTCCGCCCACCTGGTGCTGCCGCCGACCCGCGACACCGCCATCGTCGCCCGGATGGCCGCCGAGATCAGTCCGGAAATCATGCCCGTGCCCGGCGACCGCCTCGACCTCGCGCTGAAAGAAGCCGCCCGCGTGCTGGCCGAGGGGCGACAGGGCGGCGGCATCGTCGTGCTGGCCGATGCCGTGGACACCGATCCCGCCGCGCTGCGGGACTTGCGCGGGGACTTTTCCCTGCCGGTGCAATTCCTCGCCATCGACGCCCCGGATTCCTCGCAAGACCACGCCCTGCGCGACGCCGCCCGGACGCTGGGTGCCGATGTCGAACCCTTGGATATCGAAGGGAAGGATATTGCCGCCATCGTGCGCCGCGCCGCGCGTGCGCCGGTCGCGCAACGCGGCGAACAGGGCGGGCAATGGCAGGAAGCGGGCTACTGGCTGATGCCGGTCGTGGCCTTGTGCGTGCTGGTTTCGTTCCGCCGGGAGGGAAGCGCATGA
- a CDS encoding DUF4381 domain-containing protein, which produces MNDPAASLAHLHDLVLPPAVPWWPPAPGWYAVFGLALAAVARLGWRSWQRWRANAYRRAALRELQSLRDAAAIAELLRRTALAVVPRPIVAGMTGAAWADWLDAGYGAAMSPPVRRLLTSGAYGRPPADQEIEALRDYAAGWIAHHRPVLPNAPTNDSMTDQ; this is translated from the coding sequence ATGAACGATCCCGCCGCCAGCCTGGCCCACCTGCATGATCTGGTCTTGCCGCCCGCCGTGCCGTGGTGGCCGCCCGCGCCAGGCTGGTATGCCGTGTTCGGACTGGCGCTGGCCGCCGTCGCGCGGCTGGGCTGGCGATCCTGGCAACGCTGGCGGGCCAATGCCTACCGCCGCGCGGCCTTGCGCGAACTCCAATCACTGAGGGATGCCGCCGCGATCGCCGAATTGCTCCGCCGCACCGCGCTCGCCGTCGTGCCGCGTCCCATCGTCGCCGGAATGACCGGCGCGGCCTGGGCAGATTGGCTGGATGCGGGCTATGGCGCAGCGATGTCCCCGCCAGTGCGGCGCTTGCTGACCTCCGGGGCCTATGGCCGACCGCCCGCCGATCAAGAAATAGAGGCGCTACGCGACTACGCCGCCGGATGGATCGCCCATCACCGTCCGGTTCTTCCGAATGCCCCAACAAACGACTCGATGACTGATCAATGA
- a CDS encoding bifunctional UDP-sugar hydrolase/5'-nucleotidase yields MKQNAEKPAGTVDKDDVSTALLPGTFSRREFLAGSVAVGAALLLPGCQSAGPRGGKIKTFTLLHTNDMHSAFIGLGPASDYSPFKLGDDTTQGGYARLAGLIAKTKEAREDHGPVLVLDAGDYSMGTAFGAATREIGGELQLMARMGYDATTFGNHEFDLGPDGLGKSIGVAARAGRIPAVLAANTHFAKDDAMLADLQRLAKAGVIRRYQVIERGGLRFGLFGVIGKEAIFYTNGGAVTFSDAIEAARDIVTVLRETERVDVVIALSHGGVEKGKDGRYTDGDDVRLAQAVPGIDIVIGGHSHTELQEALIVNGRTPVVQTGKEGRNLGELVLSLDGGGLKVESYRLYPIDDTLTGDRATADEIDQLKQSVTAAVFASRGYAIDQPLAVAPQDLPNTFTDLPAGTLLANLCTDAFRKATQADIGFTVNGLMRTGLTRGKSGVQTVYDVFAVAPLGYGVVDDTAGSALVTAWFTGLELKHLLEFFLVDNPAHPGEYFPRSSGMRFRYDPSRPKFDAVTAIELGNLDHGYRAIDIGGQDPRLYSLTCPLMLGVILVAIPKYTQGQLALIPKNKAGQPLKSRVEALDAPRGNSGYLLPPPDTVDRSSVATGMEKTGVGEIKEWQAIMDHLRGLPTKNPGELPVIPVDTRAAEVRAIKVA; encoded by the coding sequence ATGAAACAAAACGCTGAAAAACCCGCCGGGACCGTGGATAAGGACGATGTATCCACCGCCCTTTTACCCGGAACATTCTCCCGCCGCGAGTTCCTGGCGGGCTCGGTGGCCGTCGGCGCGGCGCTCCTCCTGCCCGGCTGCCAGTCCGCCGGACCGCGCGGCGGGAAGATCAAGACCTTCACCCTCCTGCATACCAACGACATGCACTCGGCCTTCATCGGGCTGGGGCCGGCCTCGGACTACTCGCCGTTCAAGCTCGGCGACGACACGACCCAAGGCGGCTACGCCCGTCTGGCCGGGCTTATCGCCAAGACAAAGGAGGCCCGCGAGGACCACGGTCCCGTGCTGGTCCTCGACGCGGGCGACTACAGCATGGGGACCGCGTTCGGCGCGGCGACCCGCGAGATCGGCGGCGAACTGCAACTCATGGCCCGGATGGGCTACGACGCCACCACCTTCGGCAACCATGAATTCGACCTCGGACCCGACGGCCTGGGCAAGTCGATAGGCGTGGCCGCTCGAGCGGGCCGCATTCCGGCGGTGCTGGCCGCGAACACCCACTTCGCGAAGGACGACGCCATGCTGGCCGATCTCCAGCGCTTGGCGAAAGCGGGGGTGATCCGCCGTTACCAGGTGATCGAGCGCGGCGGCCTCCGCTTCGGCCTGTTCGGGGTGATCGGCAAGGAGGCCATCTTCTACACCAACGGCGGCGCGGTGACGTTCTCCGACGCCATCGAGGCCGCGCGGGACATCGTGACGGTCCTGCGCGAAACCGAGCGGGTGGACGTGGTCATCGCCCTGAGCCATGGCGGCGTGGAGAAGGGCAAGGATGGGCGCTATACCGACGGCGACGACGTGCGCCTGGCCCAGGCCGTGCCGGGCATCGATATCGTCATCGGCGGCCACAGCCATACGGAATTGCAAGAGGCGCTCATCGTCAATGGTCGCACCCCCGTGGTCCAGACCGGGAAGGAAGGCAGGAATCTTGGCGAACTGGTGCTGAGCCTGGACGGCGGCGGGCTGAAGGTCGAGTCCTACCGGCTCTACCCCATCGACGACACCCTGACCGGGGACCGGGCCACCGCCGACGAGATCGACCAGCTCAAGCAATCCGTCACCGCCGCCGTGTTCGCATCGCGCGGGTATGCCATCGATCAGCCGCTGGCGGTCGCGCCGCAAGACCTGCCCAACACCTTCACCGACCTCCCGGCCGGCACGCTCCTCGCCAACCTGTGCACCGACGCCTTCAGGAAGGCCACCCAAGCGGATATAGGCTTCACGGTCAACGGGCTGATGCGCACCGGCCTGACCCGGGGCAAGTCGGGCGTGCAGACGGTCTACGACGTGTTCGCCGTGGCACCGCTGGGCTATGGCGTGGTGGACGACACCGCCGGCAGCGCGCTGGTGACCGCCTGGTTCACCGGCCTGGAACTCAAGCATCTGCTGGAATTCTTCCTGGTGGATAATCCGGCCCATCCCGGCGAATATTTCCCCCGGTCCTCCGGCATGAGGTTCCGCTACGACCCCTCGCGCCCGAAGTTCGATGCCGTGACGGCCATCGAACTCGGCAACCTCGATCATGGCTACCGCGCCATCGACATCGGCGGCCAGGACCCGCGTTTGTACAGCCTCACCTGTCCCCTGATGCTCGGCGTCATTCTCGTGGCCATCCCCAAGTACACCCAGGGCCAACTGGCCCTGATCCCCAAGAACAAGGCGGGGCAGCCCCTCAAATCGAGGGTCGAGGCACTTGATGCGCCCCGCGGGAACTCGGGCTACCTCCTGCCGCCACCGGACACGGTGGACCGGAGCAGCGTCGCCACGGGGATGGAGAAAACGGGCGTCGGCGAGATCAAGGAATGGCAGGCGATCATGGATCACCTCCGTGGCCTGCCCACCAAAAATCCGGGTGAACTGCCCGTGATTCCGGTCGACACACGCGCCGCCGAGGTCCGGGCGATCAAGGTGGCTTGA